The Thermoanaerobaculia bacterium DNA segment ACGTCCTGGAGGAAGTTCATGCGGCCGTCCCGGCGGCCCGGAGGGCGCGGTCACGCGCGACGCGCCGCGCCTCCGCGTCGACCTCGCGCGCTTCCGCGACCGACGCCGGCGCGGCGCGGCTTCCCATGGCGGAGCGCGTTTCCACGACGACGGGAACAATCCGGAGAAACGGAATCTTCCCGGCGAGAAACGCCTCGACGGCGATCTCGTTGGCGGCGTTCAGGATCGCCGGCGCCGCGCCGCCCTCCTCGAGCGCTTCGCGCGCGAGCGCCACCGCCGGGTAGCGGCGCGAGTCGACCTCGCCGAACTCCAGACGCGCTCCCGCGAGCGAAAGCCGGCCGAACGGGGACGCCGGGCGGTCCGGGTAGGAAAGCGCGTACAGGATCGGAAAGCGCATGTCGTTGACGGCCATCTGGGCGACGATCGACCCGTCGCGGAACTCGACCATCGAATGGACGAGCGACTGCGGGTGGATCAGGACGTCGATCCGCGAGGCGGACACGCCGAAGAGGAATCGGGCCTCGATGATCTCGAGCCCCTTGTTCATCATCGTGGCCGAGTCGATCGTGATCTTGGGCCCCATCTTCCACGTCGGATGCGCCAGCGCGTCCTCGATCGAGATCGAGTCGAAGGTCGAGAGATCGCGGGTCCGGAACGGACCGCCCGATCCGGTCAGGATCAGCCGTTCGACCTCCGCCGGCTTTCCGGCGCGGAGCGCCTGGTGGATCGCGCTGTGCTCCGAGTCGACGGGCACGATCTCCGCGCCCGATTCCGCCGCCGCGCGCGCCATCATCTCGCCGGCGACGACCATCGTCTCCTTGTTGGCGAGCGCGAGGCGCTTTCCCGCCCGGAGCGCCGCGTGCGCCGACGAGAGGCCGACCGCACCGACGAGCCCCGCGACGACCGTGTCGGCGCCGCCCCACGCCGCGCAGGCGTCGAGCCCCGCCGCGCCGGCGGCGATCTCTCCGCGGTATTCGGGGACGAGGGCCCGGAAGGGCGCGATGTCCTCCTCGCTCCCGACCGACACGATCTCGGGCCGGAACCGGCGGACCGCCTCGGCGAGCGGCTCGAGACGGCGGCCGGCGGCGAGCGCGACGATCCGGAAGTCCTCCGGAAATGCGGCCACCACGTCGAGCGTGGACCGCCCGATCGACCCGGTGGCGCCGAGCAGCGCGATCGATCTCGTCACCGCGGCCCTCGGGGACGTTGAGGATCAAGACTGCCCGAGCGACGCCGTCGCGAGATCCTCCCGTCTCCCAAGCAAGGGTCTGCCCGAAGTTCGCGACTCTTCGCCGCGAGCGACGGCGGGTGGCGGGATGCGAGTCCCGCTGGGATCGGGCCGCCGCGCACCGCTCCCGCAGCACGAGCCGGACATGCGCCGGCCCGGCCCAGCGGGTCGCGTCCCGACAGGACCCGCGCCGCCGCTCGCTTCCGCAGACCGCGAACTTCGCCGGCTGCGCGAGCTTCAGAACCATCCGAGCGACGCCGTCGCGAGATCCTCCCGTCTCCCTGGCGTTCCTGCGGGAACCCCTCACCAGTCGGCCTTCGGCCGACATCCTCTCCCCAGGGGAGAGGTAGCGGGGTGGCGCGGCAAGCCGCGCGGTTATATGTGCTTGCCCGAAGTTCGCGGCTCTTCGCCGCGAGCGACGGCGGGTGGCGGGATGCGAGCCCCGCTGGGATCGGGCCGCCGCGCACCGCTCCAGTCGCACGAGCCGGACATGCGCCGGTCCGGCCCAGCGGGTCGCGTCCCGACAGGACCCGCACCGCCGCTCGCTTCCGCAGACCGCGAACTTCGCCGGCTGCGCGAGCTTCCTTCACGCCGCG contains these protein-coding regions:
- the dxr gene encoding 1-deoxy-D-xylulose-5-phosphate reductoisomerase, with the protein product MTRSIALLGATGSIGRSTLDVVAAFPEDFRIVALAAGRRLEPLAEAVRRFRPEIVSVGSEEDIAPFRALVPEYRGEIAAGAAGLDACAAWGGADTVVAGLVGAVGLSSAHAALRAGKRLALANKETMVVAGEMMARAAAESGAEIVPVDSEHSAIHQALRAGKPAEVERLILTGSGGPFRTRDLSTFDSISIEDALAHPTWKMGPKITIDSATMMNKGLEIIEARFLFGVSASRIDVLIHPQSLVHSMVEFRDGSIVAQMAVNDMRFPILYALSYPDRPASPFGRLSLAGARLEFGEVDSRRYPAVALAREALEEGGAAPAILNAANEIAVEAFLAGKIPFLRIVPVVVETRSAMGSRAAPASVAEAREVDAEARRVARDRALRAAGTAA